In the genome of Actinomadura graeca, one region contains:
- a CDS encoding NAD(P)/FAD-dependent oxidoreductase, protein MGGPAHAVVLGAGMAGVLAAHALSRHFAAVTVIERDVLPVSPAHRKGVPQGRHAHLLWSNGAHLIEEMLPGTVERLLGLGARRLGFQEDLVTLTTRGWQHRFPATQFALLCTRPLLDWVVRDQILSAGRVTVRERAEVAGLAADGGRVTGAVVRDLDGGAESVLEADLVVDATGRGSRLRHWLGDLGVPPVEEDVVDAGIAYATRIFQAPPGASAGFPAVNIVSDAGVKLPGRFGVVYPVEGGRWIATLSCTRGADLPTREEEFLPFAETLAHPLIADLLGSVEPLTPVYGSRSGANRRLYPERLGEWPDGLLVVGDSLTAFNPVYGHGMSSAARSAAILDERLGADGYTPDAARRIQRAVGSVVDDPWILAAFKDIDYVHSRSRTTDPRLVGSDTEHRLRFSDFITSRTIRDPEVCAVVTDVMSLSAPQSEMGSARFLSLLHKGELRPELAGPPLRSEEMALVDLDSSRIVGAT, encoded by the coding sequence GTGGGCGGACCGGCGCACGCGGTCGTGCTGGGCGCCGGGATGGCGGGGGTGCTGGCCGCCCACGCGCTGTCCCGGCACTTCGCGGCCGTCACCGTGATCGAGCGCGACGTCCTGCCCGTCTCCCCCGCGCACCGCAAGGGGGTGCCGCAGGGCCGCCACGCCCACCTGCTGTGGTCGAACGGCGCGCACCTCATCGAGGAGATGCTGCCCGGGACGGTCGAGCGGCTGCTCGGCCTGGGCGCCCGCCGCCTCGGCTTCCAGGAGGACCTGGTCACCCTGACGACCCGGGGCTGGCAGCACCGCTTCCCCGCGACCCAGTTCGCGCTGCTGTGCACCCGCCCGCTGCTGGACTGGGTCGTCCGGGACCAGATCCTGTCCGCCGGGCGCGTCACCGTGCGGGAGCGCGCGGAGGTCGCCGGGCTCGCGGCGGACGGCGGCCGGGTCACCGGCGCGGTCGTCCGCGACCTCGACGGCGGCGCGGAGTCCGTCCTGGAGGCCGACCTGGTGGTCGACGCGACGGGCCGCGGCTCGCGCCTGCGGCACTGGCTCGGTGACCTGGGCGTCCCCCCGGTCGAGGAGGACGTGGTCGACGCGGGCATCGCGTACGCCACCCGGATCTTCCAGGCACCGCCCGGGGCGTCGGCGGGGTTCCCCGCCGTCAACATCGTCTCCGACGCGGGCGTGAAGCTCCCCGGCCGGTTCGGGGTGGTGTACCCCGTCGAGGGGGGCCGCTGGATCGCGACGCTGTCGTGCACCCGCGGCGCGGACCTGCCCACACGCGAGGAGGAGTTCCTGCCCTTCGCGGAGACGCTGGCGCATCCCCTCATCGCCGACCTGCTGGGGTCGGTGGAGCCGCTGACCCCCGTCTACGGGTCGCGGTCGGGCGCCAACCGGCGCCTGTACCCCGAGCGGCTCGGCGAGTGGCCGGACGGGCTGCTCGTCGTCGGCGACTCGCTGACGGCGTTCAACCCGGTCTACGGGCACGGCATGAGCTCCGCCGCGCGGTCCGCCGCCATCCTGGACGAGCGGCTGGGCGCGGACGGGTACACCCCGGACGCGGCGCGGCGGATCCAGCGGGCCGTCGGGTCGGTGGTGGACGATCCGTGGATCCTGGCCGCGTTCAAGGACATCGACTACGTGCACTCGCGCAGCAGGACCACCGACCCGCGGCTCGTCGGCTCCGACACCGAGCACCGGCTGCGGTTCAGCGACTTCATCACCTCCAGGACGATCCGCGACCCGGAGGTGTGCGCGGTGGTGACGGACGTCATGAGCCTGTCCGCGCCGCAGTCGGAGATGGGGTCGGCGCGGTTCCTGTCCCTGCTGCACAAGGGCGAGCTGCGCCCGGAGCTGGCCGGCCCTCCGCTGCGTTCCGAGGAGATGGCCCTGGTGGACCTGGACTCCAGCCGGATCGTGGGGGCCACCTGA
- a CDS encoding nuclear transport factor 2 family protein, protein MPSEAARKAMALEYVRRINAGDIDGVLDLFGDDIVFEDPVGRPPLIGKDALREHIALAVGARAHETPGPPVTSMDDRLVVTQTRVVVRVPAVMTFNIIGIVELDEDGLGRRVQAFWGMTDMAVGGSAGHKDGHTDGQADAGTGAPGGVPALDGTGT, encoded by the coding sequence ATGCCCAGTGAGGCGGCCCGCAAGGCGATGGCCTTGGAGTACGTCCGGCGGATCAACGCCGGCGACATCGACGGAGTCCTCGACCTGTTCGGGGACGACATCGTGTTCGAGGATCCGGTGGGGCGACCGCCGCTGATCGGCAAGGACGCGCTGCGCGAGCACATCGCGCTGGCGGTCGGCGCGCGGGCGCACGAGACGCCGGGCCCGCCGGTGACCTCGATGGACGACCGGCTGGTGGTCACGCAGACGCGGGTCGTCGTCCGGGTCCCCGCGGTGATGACCTTCAACATCATCGGCATCGTCGAGCTGGACGAGGACGGGCTGGGACGCCGCGTCCAGGCGTTCTGGGGGATGACGGACATGGCGGTCGGCGGGTCGGCCGGGCACAAGGACGGGCACACGGACGGGCAGGCGGACGCCGGCACCGGCGCCCCCGGCGGCGTCCCCGCCCTCGACGGGACGGGGACGTGA
- a CDS encoding nuclear transport factor 2 family protein codes for MASLLTTKLTSERSRKDLVLDHCRLLSAGDVEGVMALYAGDVAFEDPVGSGRRTGRDALRAHVEEAVAAHAREVPGAPVAGQDGVHVLTSVTSVMDYLPRGPVYAGRGWLEPPADPEGTRLERYYVLMLRVGPDGLVQELKAFWGRSDLKVVG; via the coding sequence TTGGCGAGCCTGCTCACGACGAAACTGACCAGCGAGCGCAGCCGTAAGGACCTGGTGCTCGACCACTGCCGGCTGCTGAGCGCCGGCGACGTGGAGGGGGTGATGGCGCTGTACGCCGGCGACGTCGCCTTCGAGGACCCGGTCGGCTCGGGCCGGCGGACGGGACGGGACGCGCTGCGCGCCCACGTCGAGGAGGCCGTGGCCGCGCACGCCCGGGAGGTGCCCGGCGCGCCGGTCGCCGGCCAGGACGGCGTGCACGTGCTGACGTCGGTCACGTCCGTCATGGACTACCTGCCCCGGGGCCCGGTCTACGCCGGACGCGGCTGGCTGGAGCCCCCCGCCGACCCGGAGGGCACGCGCCTGGAGCGCTACTACGTGCTGATGCTCCGGGTCGGCCCCGACGGCCTCGTCCAGGAGCTCAAGGCGTTCTGGGGAAGGTCGGATCTGAAAGTCGTCGGCTGA
- a CDS encoding SDR family NAD(P)-dependent oxidoreductase codes for MALRAVGVRDLDGGPGPVGGDGAGVVTEVGPDAGGFAPGDRVAGPVREVGPVVAADGRTLVTLPSGRSFSEAAGSDGHAAQAGPVPVLDVRRLPQARHVGAGPAVLTLPVPLDPGGTVLITGGTGALGAETARHLAARHGVRRLLLLNRTGHAAPGADALVEELSGLGAHVTLAACDIGDRAALAAALAAVPAEHPLTAVVHAAGIVGDGTVPSLEPAQIEAVLRVKADSAWHLHELTRDADLSAFVLYSSVAGLIGGAGQGGYAAANNFLDALAQYRQALGLPGTSLAWGHWDMETGMAGRLTDADRARNARTGVVGLSVEQGLALFDAALAGGGSVLAPVRLDLARMRRQAQGYYTPAVLRRLVGGTASQAGGAPAPDLARSLSGLAQEDRERAVLDLVGSHAMAVLGHGTAKGLDPALKFRELGFDSLTAVELRNRLSAATGLRLPATLVFDHPGPAELARYLLAELDPPEADPLASALTEIDRLEQALRLASADEAARETLARRLRGTLQRLGGTDGRNGQDGAAPTGVADRIGASSAEEIFEFIDRDLGRETGLGEPAHDETDQRAQP; via the coding sequence GTGGCGCTGCGCGCCGTCGGCGTCCGCGACCTCGACGGCGGCCCCGGGCCCGTCGGCGGTGACGGCGCGGGCGTCGTCACCGAAGTGGGACCGGACGCCGGCGGATTCGCCCCGGGCGACCGGGTCGCGGGTCCCGTCCGGGAGGTCGGGCCGGTGGTCGCCGCCGACGGACGGACCCTTGTGACGCTGCCTTCCGGCAGGTCGTTCTCGGAAGCGGCCGGTTCGGACGGCCACGCGGCGCAGGCCGGTCCGGTGCCCGTCCTGGACGTCCGCCGCCTGCCGCAGGCCCGGCATGTCGGCGCGGGACCGGCGGTGCTCACGCTGCCCGTCCCGCTCGACCCGGGCGGCACCGTCCTGATCACCGGCGGGACCGGCGCCCTCGGCGCGGAGACCGCGCGGCATTTGGCCGCCCGGCACGGTGTGCGCCGGCTCCTGCTGCTCAACAGGACCGGGCACGCCGCACCCGGCGCGGACGCGCTGGTCGAGGAGCTGAGCGGGCTCGGCGCCCACGTGACCCTGGCCGCCTGCGACATCGGCGACCGCGCCGCCCTGGCCGCGGCGCTGGCCGCCGTGCCCGCGGAGCATCCCCTCACCGCGGTCGTCCACGCCGCCGGGATCGTCGGCGACGGCACGGTGCCGTCGCTGGAGCCCGCGCAGATCGAGGCGGTGCTGCGCGTCAAGGCCGACTCGGCGTGGCACCTGCACGAGCTGACCCGGGACGCGGACCTGTCGGCGTTCGTGCTGTACTCCTCGGTCGCCGGGCTGATCGGCGGCGCCGGGCAGGGCGGCTACGCCGCCGCCAACAACTTCCTCGACGCGCTGGCCCAGTACCGGCAGGCCCTGGGGCTGCCCGGCACGTCCCTGGCATGGGGCCACTGGGACATGGAGACGGGCATGGCCGGACGGCTCACCGACGCCGACCGCGCCCGCAACGCCCGCACGGGCGTCGTCGGGCTGAGCGTCGAGCAGGGCCTCGCCCTGTTCGACGCCGCGCTCGCCGGCGGCGGCTCCGTGCTGGCGCCGGTACGGCTCGACCTCGCGCGGATGCGCCGCCAGGCCCAGGGGTACTACACGCCCGCGGTCCTGCGGCGGCTCGTAGGCGGCACGGCCTCCCAGGCAGGCGGCGCGCCCGCGCCGGACCTGGCGCGGTCGCTGAGCGGCCTGGCGCAGGAGGACCGGGAGCGCGCGGTCCTGGACCTGGTCGGATCCCACGCCATGGCGGTGCTGGGCCACGGCACCGCCAAGGGGCTGGACCCCGCGCTCAAGTTCCGCGAGCTCGGGTTCGACTCGCTCACCGCCGTCGAGCTGCGCAACCGGCTGTCGGCGGCGACCGGGCTGCGGCTGCCCGCCACCCTCGTCTTCGACCATCCCGGCCCGGCCGAGCTCGCCCGCTACCTGCTCGCCGAGCTGGACCCGCCGGAGGCCGACCCGCTGGCCTCGGCGCTGACGGAGATCGACCGGCTGGAGCAGGCGCTCCGGCTCGCCTCCGCGGACGAGGCGGCGCGGGAGACGCTCGCGCGGCGGCTGCGGGGCACCCTGCAACGCCTCGGCGGGACCGACGGGCGGAACGGGCAGGACGGCGCCGCGCCCACAGGCGTGGCCGACCGTATCGGGGCGTCCAGCGCCGAAGAGATCTTCGAGTTCATCGACCGCGATCTGGGGAGGGAGACGGGCCTTGGCGAGCCTGCTCACGACGAAACTGACCAGCGAGCGCAGCCGTAA